A part of Desulfobacter sp. genomic DNA contains:
- a CDS encoding response regulator: MDKPKNNPPQKGRFHESARRKFLALGMETTRKSYYPQLKAQLENARRDKRRLQLLIDSLPAQISYIDAEERFILVNRSFEAAFKLDRAEIIGSRMKKILGNKIYSQTRSHIEQALSGRSGRFEYSLSRGGSAEKHYAIHYVPEKEESGQITSFYVMTIDVTEKKEAEKEKSRMEAVLHQAQKMEAIGTLSGGIAHDFNNILSGMFGYSQLIDLHAENPEKVRANNQKIMEGARRAADLVRQILTFSRKTEYSRQPLYLSAILKEALKLLRSTIPVTIEIKTDIQSRAMILADATQIHQVIMNLCTNAYHAMGDKGGTLSIGLKKTVPKDFTRAAQGVKETSQYLCLEVKDTGPGIPPDIKDRIFDPYFTTKEQNKGTGLGLAIVNGIVEKHEGFIEFDTHPETGTQFRLYFPIHQARAGSGRERPATPAAAPPKAAGNIMVVDDEPPITSTLSAILSRQGYRVTPFEDGESALASFAGDPAGYDLVITDMTMPGMTGDRLARRLLEIRPDVPIILCTGYHEKFTEAAAREAGIARYLQKPVIGPELSAVIQELLNGA; this comes from the coding sequence ATGGATAAGCCGAAAAACAACCCACCCCAAAAGGGTAGATTCCACGAATCCGCCCGCAGAAAATTCCTGGCCCTGGGCATGGAAACCACCCGCAAAAGCTATTATCCTCAGCTCAAGGCCCAGCTAGAAAATGCCAGAAGGGACAAACGGCGGCTGCAGCTTCTCATCGACAGCCTGCCGGCCCAGATTTCCTATATTGACGCAGAAGAAAGATTCATCCTGGTAAACCGGTCATTTGAGGCGGCCTTCAAACTGGACCGGGCCGAGATCATCGGCAGCCGAATGAAAAAAATCCTGGGCAACAAAATCTACTCCCAGACCCGATCCCACATTGAACAGGCGCTCTCCGGACGGTCAGGCCGGTTTGAATATTCTTTATCCCGCGGCGGATCTGCAGAAAAACACTATGCCATCCATTATGTGCCTGAAAAAGAAGAATCGGGACAGATCACCAGCTTCTACGTAATGACCATCGATGTCACTGAAAAAAAAGAAGCGGAAAAGGAAAAATCCAGGATGGAGGCAGTTCTGCACCAGGCCCAGAAAATGGAAGCCATCGGCACTCTCTCCGGGGGAATTGCCCATGACTTCAACAATATTCTTTCCGGGATGTTCGGCTATTCCCAGCTCATTGACCTCCACGCAGAAAATCCCGAAAAGGTCAGGGCCAACAACCAGAAAATCATGGAGGGGGCCCGGCGGGCAGCCGACCTGGTCCGGCAGATCCTCACATTCAGCAGAAAAACAGAATACAGCCGCCAGCCGCTCTACCTCTCTGCCATTTTAAAGGAAGCCCTGAAACTTCTCCGGTCCACTATTCCGGTCACCATTGAAATTAAAACCGATATCCAATCCAGGGCCATGATCCTGGCAGATGCGACCCAGATCCACCAGGTCATCATGAACCTGTGCACCAATGCCTACCACGCCATGGGGGATAAAGGCGGCACCCTGTCCATCGGACTAAAAAAAACGGTCCCCAAGGATTTCACCCGGGCGGCCCAGGGCGTCAAGGAAACAAGCCAATACCTCTGCCTTGAAGTCAAAGATACCGGCCCGGGCATCCCCCCGGACATAAAAGACCGGATATTTGATCCTTATTTTACGACAAAAGAACAGAACAAAGGCACGGGGTTAGGCCTGGCCATCGTCAACGGGATTGTGGAAAAACACGAAGGATTCATCGAATTTGACACCCATCCCGAAACGGGCACCCAATTCCGGCTTTACTTCCCCATTCATCAGGCGCGGGCAGGATCCGGCAGGGAGCGACCGGCAACACCTGCAGCAGCCCCGCCGAAAGCGGCCGGAAACATCATGGTGGTGGACGACGAGCCCCCCATCACAAGCACCTTATCCGCCATTCTCTCCAGGCAGGGATACAGGGTCACCCCCTTTGAAGACGGAGAATCGGCGCTGGCCTCATTTGCCGGTGATCCGGCAGGGTACGACCTGGTCATCACGGATATGACCATGCCCGGCATGACAGGAGACAGGCTGGCCCGGCGACTGCTGGAAATCCGCCCGGATGTCCCCATCATCCTCTGCACCGGATACCATGAAAAATTCACCGAAGCCGCCGCCAGGGAAGCCGGCATTGCAAGATACCTTCAAAAGCCGGTTATAGGGCCGGAACTCTCGGCGGTCATACAGGAGCTTTTAAATGGTGCCTGA
- the rsmG gene encoding 16S rRNA (guanine(527)-N(7))-methyltransferase RsmG has translation MPFDVQLFTDRLEKGASLSGVKLSPGQLRLMAGHARELSLWNKKINLTAIRGTAAMAEKHFVDTVCACPLMDDCSPWTGRIMDMGTGGGFPAIPLKILNPGMAVTMVDSVRKKVNFLNHVVRTLGLENIAAVHDRVEELAKNEGHANGYDAVISRGFADLEKFVALARPMLRPGGVIYAMKGEHAPAEITPGLENTFEIITRRYKLPFDGAERYLLCLKEK, from the coding sequence ATGCCCTTTGATGTACAATTGTTTACGGACCGCCTTGAAAAAGGCGCGTCTTTGTCCGGAGTGAAATTGTCCCCCGGCCAGCTCCGCCTCATGGCCGGCCATGCCCGGGAGCTGAGCCTGTGGAATAAGAAAATTAATCTGACAGCCATACGGGGAACGGCTGCCATGGCAGAAAAACATTTTGTGGATACCGTCTGCGCCTGCCCCCTTATGGATGACTGCTCCCCTTGGACGGGACGGATCATGGACATGGGCACCGGCGGCGGCTTCCCTGCCATCCCCTTGAAAATTTTAAATCCAGGCATGGCTGTGACCATGGTGGACAGTGTGCGTAAAAAAGTAAATTTTCTGAATCATGTGGTGAGAACCCTGGGGCTGGAGAATATTGCAGCGGTCCATGACAGGGTGGAAGAATTGGCTAAAAATGAAGGCCATGCCAATGGCTATGACGCTGTTATTTCCCGCGGGTTTGCCGATCTGGAAAAATTTGTGGCCCTGGCCCGGCCCATGCTCCGCCCCGGCGGAGTGATCTACGCCATGAAAGGGGAACATGCCCCGGCGGAAATCACCCCTGGCCTGGAAAATACCTTTGAGATTATCACCCGCCGTTATAAGCTCCCCTTTGACGGGGCGGAGCGCTACCTTCTCTGTTTAAAGGAAAAGTAA
- a CDS encoding tetratricopeptide repeat protein, producing MKKIVVLCFVLLCLGTIVSAGTEDELFDRGVALLKKEKAGEAVAVFSQLIKIMPDSPDAYRNRGVGYMKMKRYDEAINDFQTAVTLKPDLKDLYSNMGVAWYYKKEYRKAIEFYDKELALRPDNHFGYFNRAICWAALNEYDRGIADAEKSLDLFPAHYLALCLKGDLLVKTGKTGAAAEVYEKAVALDPGREYARRRLNEMTAERSDGQGEPEEEATPKKAADTKEPVLAQAPAPVKKTEKEEKTVETKQPVKSEMTAQTEKTARFELQVGAYLGKDNAGKMLEKLSQKGYPARILELTGNKGRQWYLVRSGAYGSRAEAGPDRDKLKADTGGDAVIRPWGRF from the coding sequence GTGAAGAAAATAGTTGTCTTGTGTTTTGTCCTGCTCTGTCTGGGGACCATTGTATCGGCCGGGACAGAAGATGAATTATTTGACCGGGGGGTGGCACTGCTTAAAAAGGAGAAGGCCGGGGAAGCGGTGGCTGTTTTTTCCCAGCTCATCAAGATTATGCCCGACAGCCCGGATGCATACCGGAACCGCGGTGTGGGCTATATGAAAATGAAACGGTATGACGAGGCCATCAATGATTTCCAAACAGCCGTTACCCTGAAACCTGACCTCAAAGACCTGTATTCCAATATGGGGGTGGCCTGGTATTATAAAAAGGAATACCGCAAGGCCATAGAATTTTACGACAAGGAACTGGCCCTGAGGCCGGACAACCATTTCGGCTACTTCAACCGGGCCATCTGCTGGGCGGCCCTGAACGAGTACGACCGGGGCATCGCAGATGCGGAAAAGAGCCTTGACCTCTTTCCGGCACATTATCTGGCCCTTTGCCTGAAGGGGGATCTTCTGGTAAAGACAGGAAAAACCGGGGCGGCTGCCGAGGTTTATGAAAAGGCCGTGGCCCTGGATCCCGGCCGTGAATACGCCAGACGGCGACTCAATGAAATGACGGCTGAAAGATCGGACGGGCAGGGTGAACCGGAAGAAGAAGCAACACCTAAAAAGGCGGCGGACACCAAAGAACCGGTTCTGGCCCAGGCACCGGCCCCGGTGAAAAAGACGGAGAAAGAGGAAAAAACGGTTGAAACAAAACAGCCGGTTAAATCGGAAATGACGGCGCAAACGGAAAAAACGGCCAGGTTTGAACTCCAGGTCGGCGCTTATCTGGGAAAGGACAATGCAGGAAAAATGCTGGAGAAACTGAGTCAAAAAGGATACCCGGCACGGATTCTTGAGTTGACCGGCAATAAAGGCCGCCAATGGTATCTTGTCAGGAGCGGTGCCTATGGATCCCGGGCGGAAGCCGGGCCTGACAGGGATAAACTCAAAGCCGATACGGGCGGTGATGCCGTCATCCGCCCCTGGGGAAGGTTTTAA
- a CDS encoding nucleoside transporter — protein sequence MEIYNIVSFAGIFILLALAWGISRFIFGHKTRINLHLVGWGLLLQLVFALFIFKVPAGVILFQKVNDLAVKILSASAKGAEFAFGPLALPPGVQGSMGFIFAFQAMPTILFFSALVAILYYYNILPFVIRQFSKVFTRLMRISGAESLCAASNIFVGVESAFTVRPYIDTMTRSELCTILTAGMATVASNVLALYVFTLYSTFPTIAGHLISASFLSAPAALVMAKLFLPETGTPRTMGRVVDVHYERDANIFEAVINGANSGLKAIFSIVALLIAVLGLVALVDLALAGAADLVNGWMGTSMQWSLRAVLGYVFYPFTLIIGVPMDDAGLISQIIGERIILTEVASYQDLAKALADNALVHGRSAVVTAYALCGFAHLASMAIFVGGVAALAPERTRDISAVGARALLASTFACLMTACVAGTFYTNAGILLGN from the coding sequence ATGGAAATCTATAATATTGTCAGCTTTGCGGGGATATTTATTCTCCTGGCTCTTGCATGGGGGATATCCCGGTTTATTTTCGGCCATAAGACCCGGATCAATCTGCACCTGGTGGGGTGGGGGCTTCTGCTTCAACTGGTTTTTGCCCTCTTTATTTTCAAGGTGCCGGCCGGTGTGATCCTGTTCCAGAAGGTCAATGACCTGGCAGTGAAAATACTTTCTGCTTCAGCCAAGGGGGCTGAGTTTGCCTTCGGACCCCTGGCGCTGCCCCCCGGGGTTCAGGGTTCCATGGGATTTATATTCGCCTTTCAGGCCATGCCCACCATCTTGTTTTTTTCAGCCCTTGTTGCCATCCTCTACTATTATAATATCCTGCCCTTTGTGATCCGGCAGTTTTCAAAGGTGTTTACCCGGCTCATGCGGATTTCCGGGGCCGAATCCCTGTGTGCGGCATCCAATATTTTTGTGGGGGTGGAATCTGCCTTTACGGTACGTCCCTACATCGATACCATGACCCGGTCGGAACTGTGCACCATCCTCACGGCGGGTATGGCCACCGTGGCCTCCAATGTGCTGGCCCTGTATGTTTTTACCCTGTACAGCACCTTTCCCACCATTGCCGGGCACCTGATATCCGCCTCCTTTCTATCGGCACCGGCCGCCCTGGTCATGGCTAAGCTTTTTTTGCCGGAAACCGGCACGCCCAGGACCATGGGCCGGGTGGTGGATGTCCACTATGAAAGGGATGCCAATATTTTTGAGGCCGTGATCAACGGTGCCAACTCAGGCCTTAAAGCCATATTCAGCATCGTGGCCCTGCTCATTGCCGTGCTGGGGCTGGTGGCCCTGGTGGACCTGGCCCTGGCCGGTGCGGCGGATCTGGTCAACGGCTGGATGGGCACTTCCATGCAATGGTCCCTGAGGGCCGTCCTCGGGTATGTGTTCTACCCCTTTACCTTGATCATCGGCGTCCCCATGGATGATGCCGGACTGATCTCACAGATTATCGGTGAGCGGATTATCCTTACGGAAGTGGCGTCCTACCAGGATCTGGCAAAAGCCCTGGCAGACAACGCCCTGGTCCACGGCCGGTCGGCGGTGGTTACAGCATATGCCCTGTGCGGGTTTGCCCATCTGGCCTCCATGGCCATATTCGTGGGCGGGGTGGCGGCCCTGGCCCCTGAACGGACCCGGGATATTTCCGCAGTCGGGGCAAGGGCGCTTCTGGCCTCAACCTTTGCCTGTCTGATGACCGCCTGTGTGGCAGGCACCTTTTACACCAATGCCGGTATTTTGCTCGGCAATTAA